In Acidobacteriota bacterium, the genomic stretch GTGCCACCGCCGGAGTAGGTCTTGGTCGCGGTCAGCGAGCCCCAGGGCTGAGGCGCCTCGTCCGACAGGCCGACATGGACATCCCAAAGATCCCAGGACGAACCACCGAAGTACGTCACCGTGATCGGGTTGACCGACACCAGGCTGAGCCCGTGAATCTTGATCGCCACCGTGTCGGAATCTCCAACGCTGCCCGGATTGGGATCCTTCTTGCGATGGATCGAGGTGTCGGCGATCGCCGGCAGGCCCTGTCCCGCGCCCGGTCCGAAGGGTTCACCGGTGCAGTCGATGACGTAGGTCTGGGCGTCGGAGCCCGGACCGAAGAAGCCCGCCGGCATGTCGAGCGTGACGCTCGTGTTGCCCGAAGTCTGCCAGTAGTCGTACTTCTTGTTCAGCGGCAGATAACGGACCGGACCCACCGGGAGCGTCGTCGTGGTGGTGGTCGTGACGGTGGGCCGGAGCTGGGCGACAGACTCGCTCGGGACCGCCAGAGGTACCGACAGGACCATCACCATGACGAGCGCCAGCCGAAGTAAACGATTCATACAACTTCCTCCTTGTTTTTCCCCGAGGCTCGGTTATCGAGCCTCTACTCAGAAGAAGCGAGAAACGGCGACGGTATGAAGTCCCGCGGCAAACAGAAGTTTCTTTGCCGATTGTCGAAAATGGCGCGAAAGGGCTCGTTTCTGTCGATCTTGGCTCCCAAGCCGGTCTTTTGAATCCCTAGACTGCCGCTATCGAACGGGCATCGAAGGACTGCCGTGAGATGCACTCCTCTCGGCGCGCGCAGAGCGCCGAGTGGCGATAGCAATCCATCCAAGCCGAGGCGATTCATACGGGAGCTTCACCATGAGAACCAGCCTGCGCGTAGCTTTCACTCTGTTCATCATCGGATTGACGATCTCATCCCCGAGCCAGTCGCAAGTTCTTCTCGATACGCAAACCGACGGAATGAGTCGGGTCGTTTCCTTCGACGATGGCTCGTTCGTCACTCTCTGGCAGCGCGACCAGAGCTTCGAGGGCTGGCAGTTGATGAGTCGTGCCGTCACCGACTCGACCCCGGGGACACCTTTCGCGATCGGTGTACCGATCACGATTCCAGGATTCGCCGCGGCCGCCGGACCGGACGAGATTCTGGTCGTCTGGCAGGACGGCGCCGGCCGACTGCGGGGCCAGATTCTCGATTCGAAGGGTGAGCCCGTCGAGCTCGAATTCACCATCGACAGCCCTTCCCAACCGCTCCGCAGCGTCGCCGTCGACGGCCACGACACGGGATTCACCGTCGCCTGGACGAACTTCTTCGGATCCGTCTTCGCTCGGCACTTCGACCTCGGGGGTGACCCGACCAGCGAGCGAGTCCTGGTCTTCGAGGGAGCAGTCGGCCAAAGTAGCGAGAATCTGGCCGACAGAGCCGAGATTGCAACCCAGGGTTCCACGTCGCTGGTCGCCTTCACCAGCTCTAGACGTAGCATCGATGCCTTCGAGAGCTTCCTGATCACGCGGCCGATCCTCGCCGACGGATTGCTCGGCGCTTCGACGACCCAACTGCGAGGTACGACGCCAATCCGTCATCCCGAGATCGCTGCCCTACCGGAGGGTGGCTTCGTTCTCACCTGGAGTCGCCAAGGCGCGGAGCCAGAGGGAGGGATTTGGGTCCAGAAGCTCGACCCGGACGGCACGACGGCGAGCCCTGCCCAGCGCATCGCCGCCACGGCGAACGGCGACGACCTGAGGTTTCCCCGAGCCGCCGTCTCGAACGCCGGCCCCGTCCTCGTGACCTGGGAGGATCACACCGGGACTTTCGCCGCCGGCAGCTTCCCGAAGGTGATCGGCCGATTCCTCGACGCCGCGCTGGCTCCGCTCGGCGAGATCTTTCCGGTGGAGCCTTCGAGGAACTCCAGCGAGACCGGGGCAGACGCCGCCTTCACCGCGACGAACGAGGCCACGATCACTTACTTCGCCGACGCACCCCAGCCGCAGTTCACCGTCCCCCTGCCCGAAGTCGAAACCGGCCTGCTCGCCCGACCGGTCCGCACCGCCTGCCAATCCAATGTCCACCAGGCCTGTTTGATGGACGGTCGTTTCTCCGTTCGGATCGAGATCGAGGGCGAAGAGTCCCCTGGCGCGGCCACGGCACAGCCCCTGACTCAGAACACCGCCGGATTCTGGTTCTTCAGCGCCGACAATCTCGAGGTCCTCGTCAAAGTCCTCGACGGCCGCCCGGTCAACGACCACTACTGGGTACTCTTCGGATCGATCTCCAACTTGCCCTACTCGGTAGTCGTCGAGAACACTGCAACTGGCCAGGTGCGGCGCTTTTCGAATCCCGCCGGAACCCTCGCCAGCCAGGCCATCACGAACGCTTTTCCCGACGATGGCTCTGCCCTCGATTCGCCCCGGCCGCAGCTCGACGTGCCAGACGGCAACTGCAGCGACGAACCGACGGCCGCCCTCTGCCTGACCGACACCCGCTTTCGAGCGACGGCCGAGTGGATGGATCCCCGCAGCGGTCGAACCGGAATCGCCACCGGCCGCCTGATCTCAGAAAACAGTGGTGCCTTCTGGTTCTTCGGGCCGGAGAACCTCGAGATCATTCTGAAAGTCCTCGATGGCCGCAGCTCGAACGGCCACTTCTGGACCTTCGTCGGCTCCCTGACCGATGTCGAAGTCTTGCTCCGTGTCGAGGACATGGTCACCGGTGGAAACTGGACCTATCGCAAGCCGCCCTTCGTGCTCGAGAGCCACGCCGACACCGAAGCGCTGCCGGCACCAGGCCAGAACTGACGGCGCTCCGACAGCGCCGTCAAGCCCCTCTAGTCGCCGACTCGAGCCTGGGTCAAGACTTCGTCGCTCATCAAGCTCACCCAATGGGCCAGGCGCTCGGCCAGGCCGTGGCCCAGGCTGAGGGCGTTCGGCAAAGGACTGGTGAAGGTGACCTCGGTGCCGTTGAGGCTCTCGCCGGAAGATAGCCGGATCTCGAAGTCGATGGCATTGCGATACTGGTTCTGAACCATCACCGCGCTGCCGTGATCGCCGACCGTCGCCGTCGCCGAGGAGCGGTTGGTGAGCCCCGCCCGGGCGGCGGTGATCTCGATCACGATTTCCGCCGCCTCGGCCGTCTCGGACCAGCGCAGGGAGCTGCGATGCTTTTCCTGAGCGGCCTGCCGGAATCCCGCCACCGCCAGCTTCGGCTTCATGGCACGCCAGCCTCCCGGCGAGGTTTCGGGATCGCGGGAAAAGAGATGGACCGTCCGCGCCCTCGCAACCACCTCGAGCTGCCCTTGGACCGCTGCTGGAAGCTCTACCGGAGCCGTCGCGGCGGCGACGCGGGCGGGGTTCTTCTTGGCCCATTTGTCCGCCCGTCGAGCGATCGCGGTGCCGAGGTTCGACCACCAGCATCCACCCTGCGTTCCCACCACGGCGCGCAGCGTTTCGTCGAAGCTCGCGGACCACAGGCGAGCTTCGAGGAGACAGTGGTCCGTTTGCAGCGTTTCGCTGGTCGCGGTCGCCGAAGAGCCCCTCGAATTGACCGTCGTCGAGACCTGGGTCGGTAGCTCGGTGGCGAAGCCGTCGGCTCGACCGAGCCCCCCGAGGGCGAGGAAGAGACGCGCTTCTCCGGGATCCGAGACCACCCGCAGACGTTTGTTCAACTTGCGCTCGAAGAGCTCGACGGCGGCATCCCGCGCCTGGTAGCGATCGGCCACTTCGAGCGCCACGACCCCCGAGTCCTCGGCATCGACATAGACGAAGATCGGCACCGTGTTCTGAGACTTGCGGGCGGCGTCCAGCGGCGCCGCTGCGAGCAGTAAGAAAAGACCCAACGCAATCAACCCACCGAGACGATTCATCGCACGTCCTCCCAGTTCCGCTTGACGGTCCATGGCAGCGCTGCCGTCGAGGAGCGCTTCGCTGCCAACGGGTTGCAAGGCAGGAGCCAAAAAGAAACGCCTTGAACTTCAGTGGGCCGGGGCAGAGTCGCGGACACCAGCGCGCATCCCGGCGAGAAGAAACCGAGCATTTCGCGCGCCAGCGAGCAGCGGTGGTCCGCCCAACCCGGACTGACGTCGCGGACTAGGGCGAATCGACCCGGGTCAGAACTTCCATCCCATCGCCGCGCCCGAGCCGGAGCAGCGTGGCGCCTTCATCGCGCTGCAGGAAGCTCAGCCGCTGACCGTTGGCGGCATCCAGGAAGGTGCTCTCCGAAGTCGCCTCGAGGGGGCGCCGGGCACGGCGTACGGACTCGAGATGAAGCTGGCCGTTCTCGATCGCGATTTCGAGCTGGCGTTCGCCGGCCTTGTAGGTGCCCACCCAACGCCGCAGGAGAGCCGGCTCGACCTCGACCTCGACCTCGAGCTGCGGTAGCCAAAACTCCTGCGGTCCCTCCGAGGAGCGGGTCGCCACCCGGCCGGCGAGCTCGAACTGGTCACCCGGAGCCAGGAAGTAGAAACCCTTGTCGGAGCGCCCCCGGGCGGCGGTCGAGCGGCGCCCGTCGTAAATCGCCACGTAACCTCCCATGACCTCGAAGCGGTCGCGCAAGACGACGATCGCCGCCCCTTCGTCGAGGCCGATGCCGAGAACCTCGGGATGAGCCTCGACGATCTCCAGGAGATCGAAATGGCGGTTGCGGCGCAGCAGATGCTGATCGATGGCGACGTCCTTCAAGTAACCCAATCCTTCCTGGTGATCGCCCATCATGATCATGTTGCCGCGCGTGTCACCGCGCGCCAGAAAGGAGCCCAGGATGGTCGCCCCGGCCGAGGAGCCGCCGATCACCCCACCGCGTTCGAGAACGCCGCGCAAGGCGGCTTCGCTCTCGGTCCCCATGTAGAGGTCGACCAGACGCCACTGACGACCGCCACCGAAAAAGACGCCGGCGGCTCGCCGAATCACCTCGACGAACTCTTCCGAGTCGGCCTCGGCGCGATCCTTGGCGTGCAGGAGCCGAGTGTTGGTGGCACCCGCGGCCTGGAAGCCGGCGAGAGCCCAGCCGGCGAAGTCCGGCCCGTACTCCGGCAGGCCGACGGCCGAGGGAATGTAGACGATCGGAGCATCGCGGCCACCGGCGAGCTCGATGAACTTGCGGTAGATCTCAGGCGAGATCTGACCGCCTCCGATGGCCACCAGCGAGCCATTCGGCGGTCCCACCGATTGCCCCTGGAGGGTCGCGGGGCCCAGCCAAGGGGCGAGGGTCATGGCGAGCGTAAGAGCGATCTGAAAGCGACCTGTCATGGCGATTCTCCTCTCGAATCGGTCGGGCCATCGACTCCGCAATCGGTTCCAAGCGGTGCCTGCGCTGAAGCCCTTGGCGACCCTAACAGGCGCTTCCGAGCCCGCGCCCACCGGCCGGGCGCAATGCCCCGAATGATAAAGTTCGGCAGGAGCTCGACATGCCCAAACCAGGGAAACGACACGATCGACGAGGTTTCGCATGCTAGGAGATCCCTCGTTTCCCGCCGCCTCTCAGCGCTTTTTTCAGCCCAGCAGCATCGCCGAAGCGCTCGCCCTCAAGGGGCGCTTGGGAAAAGCCGCGAGCTTTCTCGCCGGCGGCACGGATCTGGTGGTGGGGGTGCGCAAAGGTCGTCGCCAGCTCGACACCTTGATCGATCTCAGCCGAGTCCGCGGCCTCGATGAGCTCGAGCCCAGCGGGGACCGCCTGAGGATCGGCGCCATGTGCCGCCTGCGCAGGCTCGAAAGCTGCTCTGTCGACGCCCTGGCTGCCGCCTGCGCCACCGTCGGCGGACCTCAGATTCGCAATCTGGGGACGATCGGCGGCCAGCTCGATACGGCCTCGCCGGCCGGCGACGTCTCCACCGCCCTGATCGCCCTCGAAGCCGAGGTCGAGCTGGCATCCGTCGACTCCGGTTCCCGACGCCTCCCCCTCGCCGACTTTTTCCTGGCGCCCGGCAAGACGGATCGCGCCGACGACGAGATGATCGTCGCCGTCGAGGTGCCGACGAACCGGCGCTCGTCTTTCTACAAGATCGGCAAGCGCAACGCCGTCGCCATCTCGCTGGTGATGGCCGCCGCCTCGATCGGCCCGGCGGGCGACGTCGCCCTCGGCCTCGGCTGTGTCGCGCCGAAGCCGCTACGACCGCGCCGGGCCGAGGCTCACCTCCGGCAGGCCGCGGTGATCGACTCCACCGCCATGACAGAAGCCGCCCGCCTGGTGGGCGAAGAAGTGAGCCCGATCGACGACCACCGCGGCGGCGCCGAGTACCGCCGCTCCATGGCCGTCACCTTGACCCACCGATTGCTCAGTGAGCTGATCGACATCACCCCGGGAAACGCCTGATGCTCGAGACCGCCCCCGACGTCCGTCGCGACGACACCTCGACCTGGACCCTGCGCTGCCGCATCAACGGCGAGCCGGTCGAGGTCGAGATCGACCCCCACGAGACCATCTACGACACCCTGCGCGAGCGCCTCCGCCTGACCGGCACCAAAGGCGCCTGCCTCGAAGGCGAGTGCGGCAGCTGCACCATCCTGGTGGAGGGTGAACCGGTCACCTCCTGCCTGGTGATGGCGCCGCAGATGGAGGGTAAATCGTTGGTCACCATCGAGGGCCTGGCCGAGGGCGACCAGCTCCATCGGGTCCAGCTGAGCTTCGTCGAAGCCGGAGCGGTGCAGTGCGGCTACTGCACTCCAGGCCTGCTGATGACG encodes the following:
- a CDS encoding (2Fe-2S)-binding protein, whose product is MLETAPDVRRDDTSTWTLRCRINGEPVEVEIDPHETIYDTLRERLRLTGTKGACLEGECGSCTILVEGEPVTSCLVMAPQMEGKSLVTIEGLAEGDQLHRVQLSFVEAGAVQCGYCTPGLLMTAAALLEANPRPNADEVREGLAGNLCRCTGYAKIIDAVIAASDTGEA
- a CDS encoding FAD binding domain-containing protein, with the protein product MLGDPSFPAASQRFFQPSSIAEALALKGRLGKAASFLAGGTDLVVGVRKGRRQLDTLIDLSRVRGLDELEPSGDRLRIGAMCRLRRLESCSVDALAAACATVGGPQIRNLGTIGGQLDTASPAGDVSTALIALEAEVELASVDSGSRRLPLADFFLAPGKTDRADDEMIVAVEVPTNRRSSFYKIGKRNAVAISLVMAAASIGPAGDVALGLGCVAPKPLRPRRAEAHLRQAAVIDSTAMTEAARLVGEEVSPIDDHRGGAEYRRSMAVTLTHRLLSELIDITPGNA
- a CDS encoding cyanophycinase, translating into MTGRFQIALTLAMTLAPWLGPATLQGQSVGPPNGSLVAIGGGQISPEIYRKFIELAGGRDAPIVYIPSAVGLPEYGPDFAGWALAGFQAAGATNTRLLHAKDRAEADSEEFVEVIRRAAGVFFGGGRQWRLVDLYMGTESEAALRGVLERGGVIGGSSAGATILGSFLARGDTRGNMIMMGDHQEGLGYLKDVAIDQHLLRRNRHFDLLEIVEAHPEVLGIGLDEGAAIVVLRDRFEVMGGYVAIYDGRRSTAARGRSDKGFYFLAPGDQFELAGRVATRSSEGPQEFWLPQLEVEVEVEPALLRRWVGTYKAGERQLEIAIENGQLHLESVRRARRPLEATSESTFLDAANGQRLSFLQRDEGATLLRLGRGDGMEVLTRVDSP